CAGCGCTTCCGCGATCTGTTCGAGTTCGCCCCGATGGGCATCGCCTTGATGTCGACCGAGCCCCGGGTACTCGCGGTGAACGGTGCCGCCTGCACGATGTTGGGTCGCAGCAGATCCGAGCTCGAGGCATGGCAGCCGGGTGACTACATCGTCGACGAGGACGCCGCGATCCCGCGGAGCATCTACGACGAGCTGGTCCGCGGCGACGGCATCAGCCGAGGCGAGCTGCGGCTGCTCAAGCCGGACGGCGACGCGGTCTGGGTGTCGGTCAGCGCCGTCCGGATGGACCAGACGGCGGGCAGCATGCTGGTGGTCTATCTGCAGGACGTCACCGCCCGCAAGGTGGTGGAGAGCCGGCTCTCGCACGCCGCGCTGCACGACAGCCTCACCGACCTGCCCAACCGGGTGCTGTTGCTCGACCGGCTGCGCAGGGCGCAACTGCGTGCGGCGGTCACCGGCGACCGCATCGCCGTACTGTTCTGCGACCTCGACAACTTCAAACGCATCAACGACTCGCTCGGCCACGACGTCGGCGACGACCTCTTGGCGGAAGTGGCGCATCGGATCACCGGCTGCCTGCGACTCACCGACACCGCGGCACGGCTCGGCGGCGACGAGTTCGTCGTGCTGTGCGAGTCCCTGCACGACGTCAGTAACGCGACGAGCGTCGCCGTGCGGATCCAGGAGTCGCTCGGCCGGCCGATCCAGGTGGCCGACCACCAGATCCATCTGTCGGCCTCGATCGGCATCGCCCTGGTCGACAAGCTCGACCGCCGGCCGGAGGAGGTCCTCCGGGTCGCCGATGCGGCCATGTACCGCGCCAAGCGCAACGGCCGGGCGCGCTACGAGTTGGTCGACGACGAACTCGAGGCGCTGGCCGAGCGACAGGTGCGTCTGGAGGCCGAGCTCACCCACGCCATCGCCAACGGCGAACTGCGGGTGCACTACCAACTCATCGTCGACGCCAACCGGGTTCCGCGCGCCGTCGAGGCGTTGGTGCGCTGGCAGCACCCGACCCGCGGCCTGCTCGGCCCGACCGAGTTCCTCGACGTCGCCGAAGCGGCCGGGCTCGTCGTCCCGCTGGGTGGCTGGGTCCTCGACCAGGCGTGCCGACAGGGAGCGCAGTGGCTGCGCCGCTGGCCCGATCGCTCACTGCGGACGTGCGTCAACATCAGCGCCAGCCAACTCGGGCGACCGGACTTCGTCGCCACGCTACGTCGGGTGCTGGACGAGACCGGGCTGCCGCCGGAGCAGCTCTGCCTCGAGCTGACGGAGTCGCACATGCTGGAGCTGACGCCGTCGGTGCGGGGCGAGCTGGTCGCGCTCCGGTCGCTCGGCGTTCTGGTCGCGGTGGACGACTTCGGGACCGGTTACGCGCCGTTGACGTTTCTCACCCGGCTGCCCGCGCAGGTGCTGAAGGTGGACCGGTCGTTCGTGTCGGGGATCGGCACGGACCTCGCCGACACCGCAATCGTCGACGCCCTCCTCCGGCTGGGCCGGGCGGTCGGGTGCGAGGTCGTCGCCGAGGGCGTGGAGACCGCCGACCAGTGGGAGCGACTGCTCGCGATGGGCTGTTCCCGCGGTCAGGGCTTCCTGCACGCCGTCCCGGCAGAAGCACCGACCGCCGAGTCGCTCCTCGCCGCGGCGTTCGACTGACGGTCCGAGCTCAGCCTTCGGCGCGGGCGAGCAGACTCCGGCGCAACACCGCCGGATCGGTCACCGGGGCGTCGCAGACGAAGCCCCGGCAGACGTAGGCCGCGGGCTGGCCGTCGACGAGCGGGCGCCCGGCGAGCAACGGCGTACCCGACTGGTCGGACGCGCCGGCGACCACCACGGTCCCGGGCGCGGCACCCATCCGGGCGGCGCGTTCGAGTTCCGCGCGGGCGGCGACGTCGCCGACCACCGCCACCTCGGCCGGTCCGGCCTGCAGCGCCTCGCCCACCGCCGCGAGCCACCCGACCGCGCGCGGGAACCGGCCCACCAGCGTCGAGGACCGGGCGACGGCCGCCTCGGCCGCCTCGCGGTGCCGCACCGAGCCGGTGAGGGCGGCGTGGCCGAGCAACGCGCCGGCCAGCGCCGAGCTCCCGGACGGTGTCGCGCCATCGGTCGGGTCACGCGGCCGGCGGACCAGCCCCTCGGCATCGTCGGCGGTGTCCCAGAAACCGCCCTCGTCGGCGGCGAAGCGGGCCAGGGCAACCTCCAGGAGGTCGCCGGCGGCCGCGAGCCAGCGGCCCGAGCCGGTGGCCTGGTGCAGCGCGAGCAGGCCGTCCGCGACGTCGCCGTAGTCCTCGAGCACCCCGGCGCCGGGGCCGGCCCGGCCGGCCCGCGAGGTGCGCCGCAACCGACCGTCGACCAGGTGCAGCCGGAGCAGCAACTCCGCCGCATCCTCGGCCGCCGCCAGGTAGGCCGGATCCTCCAACAGCACGCCGGCCTCGGCAAGCGCGGCGACGGCCAGGCCGTTCCATGCGGTAACGACCTTGTCGTCGCACGACGGCTGGGGGCGGGCGGCGCGGGCGGCCGCGAGCGTCTTGCGGATCGCCTGCCACCGATCAGCGTCGGTCGGGTCGGTGCGCAGCTGCAGGGTCGAACTGCCGTGCTCGAAGGTCCCCCGGTCAGTCACGGTGAGCAGGTCGGCGGCCCACCGGCCGTCGTCGTCACCGAGCACGTCGACGAGCTGCTCGGGCGTCCACACGTAGGTCGCGCCCTCCACCCCGTCGGTGTCGGCGTCGAGCGCCGAGGCGAACCCGCCCTCGGGGGTGCGCATGTCGCGGACCAGGAAGTCTGCGGTCTCGGTCGCGACCCGGCGCGCCAGCGCCGAACCGGTCTGTCGCCACAGATGCAGGTAGACCCGCAGCAACAACGCGTTGTCGTAGAGCATCTTCTCGAAATGCGGGACGACCCAGCCGGCGTCGACGGCGTACCGGGCGAAGCCACCGGCGAGCTGGTCGTACATCCCGCCGCGGGCCATCGCCGCCGCGGTGCCCTCCACCATGCGCAGGGCGCCGTCGTCGCCGGTACGCGCGGCGTGGCGGAGCAGGAACTCCAGCACCATCGACGGCGGGAACTTCGGCGCGGAGCCGAAGCCGCCGTTCTCCTCGTCGTACGCCGTCGTCAGCTCGCGTGTCGCCGTCTCGAGGGCGGCGGCGTCGAGAGTGGGACCGCTCGGCACGCGGTCGCTCGTGTCGAGCTGCGAGACGACCTGCTGGCCGACCGCGAGGAGCTCGTCGCGACGTTCGCGCCATGCCTCAGCGACCGCCCCCAGCAGCTGCGGGAACGAGGGCATCCCCGGCCGCGGACGAGGCGGGAAGTAGGTGCCGCAGAAGAAC
The Mycobacteriales bacterium genome window above contains:
- a CDS encoding EAL domain-containing protein, with translation MAETTSVSRRPAEPTAAEVHRAVDEFFLKAVTGVAVADLAGTVVQANPAFAALVGRTIADVMGRQWVDLLPVPADPAGVDEVHTTAHVVRPDGAQITAAVSVLTLRTPDDRPYSRLVQAQEQAPDEAGAVRRSDLLYRQLARSMPDAAILRFDRDLTVVGAEGLALGREGLAAGDIEGRPLHEVISAERYARVAPHLAAALRGVVRVFDSPGENDSTLYRSRTAPVREDDGAITGVLLVSEDVTGSRQVENALRESEQRFRDLFEFAPMGIALMSTEPRVLAVNGAACTMLGRSRSELEAWQPGDYIVDEDAAIPRSIYDELVRGDGISRGELRLLKPDGDAVWVSVSAVRMDQTAGSMLVVYLQDVTARKVVESRLSHAALHDSLTDLPNRVLLLDRLRRAQLRAAVTGDRIAVLFCDLDNFKRINDSLGHDVGDDLLAEVAHRITGCLRLTDTAARLGGDEFVVLCESLHDVSNATSVAVRIQESLGRPIQVADHQIHLSASIGIALVDKLDRRPEEVLRVADAAMYRAKRNGRARYELVDDELEALAERQVRLEAELTHAIANGELRVHYQLIVDANRVPRAVEALVRWQHPTRGLLGPTEFLDVAEAAGLVVPLGGWVLDQACRQGAQWLRRWPDRSLRTCVNISASQLGRPDFVATLRRVLDETGLPPEQLCLELTESHMLELTPSVRGELVALRSLGVLVAVDDFGTGYAPLTFLTRLPAQVLKVDRSFVSGIGTDLADTAIVDALLRLGRAVGCEVVAEGVETADQWERLLAMGCSRGQGFLHAVPAEAPTAESLLAAAFD
- a CDS encoding thioredoxin domain-containing protein, which translates into the protein MPNRLADATSPYLLQHKDNPVDWRQWGDDAFEEARRRDTPVLLSIGYAACHWCHVMAHESFEDAATAEAMNSDFVCIKVDREERPDVDAVYMEATQAMTGQGGWPMTVFATPEGEPFFCGTYFPPRPRPGMPSFPQLLGAVAEAWRERRDELLAVGQQVVSQLDTSDRVPSGPTLDAAALETATRELTTAYDEENGGFGSAPKFPPSMVLEFLLRHAARTGDDGALRMVEGTAAAMARGGMYDQLAGGFARYAVDAGWVVPHFEKMLYDNALLLRVYLHLWRQTGSALARRVATETADFLVRDMRTPEGGFASALDADTDGVEGATYVWTPEQLVDVLGDDDGRWAADLLTVTDRGTFEHGSSTLQLRTDPTDADRWQAIRKTLAAARAARPQPSCDDKVVTAWNGLAVAALAEAGVLLEDPAYLAAAEDAAELLLRLHLVDGRLRRTSRAGRAGPGAGVLEDYGDVADGLLALHQATGSGRWLAAAGDLLEVALARFAADEGGFWDTADDAEGLVRRPRDPTDGATPSGSSALAGALLGHAALTGSVRHREAAEAAVARSSTLVGRFPRAVGWLAAVGEALQAGPAEVAVVGDVAARAELERAARMGAAPGTVVVAGASDQSGTPLLAGRPLVDGQPAAYVCRGFVCDAPVTDPAVLRRSLLARAEG